In Pseudoalteromonas sp. MM1, a single window of DNA contains:
- a CDS encoding DUF3010 family protein yields MRTCGVEITGSDVLLCILSKDNDVFDIRDVRQTRFTLGNGNDTEIMRKFQFDFAKLMQDYQIDSVAIRERQPKGKFAGSAKGFKMETAIQLIEELDVRVFSTTEIKEQLKRNPIPIAFEDTGLKKYQENAFVNAYVYIMKKTYRSDEM; encoded by the coding sequence ATGAGAACATGTGGTGTAGAAATTACCGGTAGTGATGTACTACTTTGTATTTTAAGTAAAGATAACGACGTATTTGATATTCGCGATGTGCGCCAAACACGCTTTACCTTAGGTAACGGTAACGACACTGAAATAATGCGTAAATTTCAATTTGATTTTGCAAAATTAATGCAAGATTACCAAATTGATTCTGTTGCCATTCGTGAACGCCAACCTAAAGGAAAATTTGCCGGCAGTGCAAAAGGCTTTAAAATGGAAACTGCGATTCAATTAATTGAAGAGTTAGACGTTCGTGTGTTCTCAACAACCGAAATTAAAGAGCAGCTTAAGCGCAATCCTATTCCTATTGCGTTTGAAGACACTGGCCTTAAAAAGTACCAAGAAAACGCTTTTGTTAATGCCTATGTATACATTATGAAAAAAACCTACCGCAGTGACGAAATGTAA